In Mongoliitalea daihaiensis, one DNA window encodes the following:
- a CDS encoding PAS domain S-box protein → MNYDPNYSSLFYFNPLPSWVYDLETYQILDVNEAAILHYGYSKVAFLDLKLSQLQLIEEIPQMIAAHATIDSSDGNIFFGVFTHLKKNGERIRMEINGHKLDFLGRASMLVVCQDVTLKEKQFKVVQASKVDLQISEANFRTIFEIATLGIAQVDPFDGKILLINSYFEQITGYSREELRYMNFLELTHEDDRANDSEVFNRAKGGEAAYCHEKRFVRKDGSIIWVRAHVACIRDEYGKVSKTVTICENISTQKQEEQRLKLLESVITNTKDSILITEAQPFNEPGPKILYVNDAFTQMTGYTREEVIGKTPRILQGPNSNKEELKRLGKAIRNWESCEITVINYKKNGEEFWINFAVTPVADQNGWYTHWIAIERDVTEQKQKEIANDLLAQISLNFSYQNDLKTSLEEFCASIERLSDFDLVELWIPNIENTQINLITTNSHKPKFRDFYKIDEQVISLDVEKSLPVSVWRKKTIVVKEIVDGDLAYVGKDVAKNSNKTSALGIPLLFNGAVEGVLIITSHRDLQDLKQYLDLFQNIGPFIGTEIKRKRLENDLSYLYKSIPDILCLVDFEGRFLKINTAGIALLGYSEQEILCRSFDDLVHPEDKRSTILELKKLKDGGGSIHFENRYINQSGEVIWLSWTCNSSMEEGMFYATAKNITLEKKLVELNTISSQLAKIGSWEFDLVRGELFCSDMVYTIYETSPTDIMLDIASVITMYREDFRDEASRLLTNCIRTGESFDFEGILVTHKKNERWVRTIGSAEFIEKKCHRIYGSFQDIHTSKSLELQIREILDSISDAFYAMDKNWNFTYFNKEAENLLGKKAEDVLGKSVWTLFPAAEHTLIHEIYVNVAESGRAASFEYWYPGDGKWYEINAYPSQGGVSAYFRDITLRKQVDLQLVKANERFQKVTEATNDTIWDWDIIKGEYYRSNAIEKIFGIGTSKLLNEKDFWKDKFHPDDLEELKESLDKSLKDPDCKRWEKEYRIFNSGGEIIYVIDRGVIVRDENNQPIRMVGAMTDISEQKRFEHRLLELNESLKKYARVLELTNQELEQFAFVTSHDLQEPLRMIVGFMELLKKKYGNQLDEKANQYIEFAYDGAKKMKGIIMDLLEYSTAGNFTGTTELVNLNEVLKDYQLLRRKIITNKSAELIISHLPSVQAFKVPLVQTFHSLLDNAIKYSRPGVSPKIEVKVEDMESFLKVTISDNGIGIDQEYFDKIFIIFQRIPTKDHHKGTGIGLAVAKRHVESWGGEIGVTSVLGQGSDFYFTIPKRTNYVVS, encoded by the coding sequence ATGAATTATGATCCAAATTACAGTAGCCTCTTTTACTTTAACCCCTTGCCATCTTGGGTCTATGATTTAGAGACGTATCAGATTTTAGATGTAAATGAAGCGGCAATTCTACATTATGGGTATTCGAAAGTTGCATTTTTGGATTTGAAGCTGTCACAGCTCCAGCTGATTGAAGAAATTCCTCAAATGATTGCTGCTCATGCAACTATTGATAGTAGCGATGGAAACATTTTTTTTGGGGTATTCACGCATCTCAAAAAAAATGGCGAACGAATTCGCATGGAAATTAATGGCCATAAACTTGATTTTCTTGGTCGTGCTAGCATGTTGGTGGTTTGCCAAGATGTAACACTTAAGGAAAAGCAGTTCAAAGTAGTTCAAGCATCCAAAGTAGATTTACAGATCAGTGAGGCAAATTTTAGAACTATTTTTGAAATAGCTACTTTAGGAATAGCTCAAGTAGATCCGTTCGATGGGAAGATACTACTGATCAATTCTTATTTCGAACAAATTACAGGGTACTCTCGAGAGGAATTACGCTATATGAATTTTTTAGAGCTTACCCATGAAGATGATCGAGCAAACGATAGTGAAGTCTTCAACCGGGCTAAAGGTGGTGAAGCAGCTTACTGCCATGAGAAGCGATTTGTCCGTAAAGATGGCAGTATCATTTGGGTACGTGCACACGTCGCATGTATCAGAGACGAATACGGCAAAGTCTCCAAGACTGTAACTATCTGCGAAAATATTTCTACTCAAAAACAAGAAGAACAGCGTTTAAAACTGTTGGAAAGTGTAATTACCAATACTAAGGATTCTATCCTAATTACCGAAGCACAACCATTTAATGAGCCAGGACCAAAAATCCTTTATGTAAATGATGCTTTTACCCAAATGACAGGCTACACTAGGGAAGAGGTGATTGGTAAAACTCCAAGGATACTCCAGGGGCCTAATTCAAATAAAGAAGAGTTGAAAAGACTTGGGAAAGCTATTAGGAATTGGGAGTCTTGCGAAATTACCGTGATTAATTACAAAAAAAATGGAGAGGAATTTTGGATTAATTTTGCTGTAACACCCGTTGCTGATCAAAATGGCTGGTATACGCATTGGATAGCCATCGAAAGAGATGTGACCGAACAAAAGCAAAAAGAAATAGCAAATGACCTTTTGGCACAAATTAGTTTGAATTTTTCATACCAAAACGATCTTAAAACTTCTTTGGAGGAGTTTTGTGCTAGCATTGAAAGGTTAAGTGATTTTGATTTGGTAGAGCTATGGATTCCTAATATTGAAAACACTCAAATCAATTTAATCACCACTAATTCGCATAAACCAAAGTTTAGAGATTTTTATAAAATAGATGAGCAGGTCATTTCTTTGGATGTTGAAAAAAGTCTGCCTGTTTCCGTCTGGAGGAAAAAGACGATAGTGGTTAAGGAAATTGTCGATGGAGACTTAGCTTATGTAGGAAAAGATGTAGCTAAAAATTCAAATAAAACATCAGCTTTGGGTATTCCTCTGTTATTCAATGGAGCAGTCGAAGGTGTCTTAATCATTACCTCACATAGGGATTTACAGGATTTGAAACAATACCTCGATTTGTTTCAAAATATAGGACCATTTATAGGGACAGAGATTAAACGAAAAAGGTTGGAAAATGATTTAAGTTACCTGTATAAATCAATTCCGGATATTTTGTGTTTAGTTGATTTTGAAGGCAGATTTCTCAAGATAAATACAGCTGGTATAGCCTTGTTGGGATATTCTGAACAGGAAATCCTATGTCGTTCCTTTGATGATCTAGTACACCCTGAAGATAAGCGGAGTACAATTTTAGAATTAAAGAAACTTAAAGATGGGGGTGGTAGCATCCATTTTGAAAACCGTTATATCAACCAAAGCGGTGAGGTTATTTGGTTGAGTTGGACGTGTAATTCCTCAATGGAAGAAGGTATGTTTTATGCAACAGCTAAAAACATTACGCTTGAGAAAAAGTTAGTAGAACTCAATACGATCTCTTCTCAATTAGCCAAAATCGGCAGTTGGGAATTCGATTTAGTACGTGGGGAATTATTTTGTTCAGACATGGTATATACCATTTATGAAACGTCTCCCACCGATATTATGCTTGATATTGCTTCTGTCATTACTATGTATCGAGAAGATTTCAGGGATGAGGCATCTAGACTCCTAACGAATTGTATCCGTACAGGTGAGTCTTTTGATTTTGAAGGAATTTTGGTTACCCATAAAAAAAATGAACGGTGGGTGAGGACTATTGGGTCAGCTGAATTTATCGAAAAAAAATGTCACCGTATTTACGGTAGTTTTCAGGATATCCACACTTCAAAATCTCTTGAACTTCAAATAAGAGAAATTTTAGATAGTATTTCCGATGCTTTTTATGCTATGGATAAAAATTGGAATTTTACTTATTTCAATAAGGAAGCTGAGAATTTACTTGGAAAAAAGGCAGAAGATGTACTTGGTAAAAGTGTTTGGACCTTGTTTCCAGCTGCTGAACATACGCTCATTCACGAAATTTATGTAAATGTTGCGGAATCTGGGAGAGCAGCATCTTTTGAATATTGGTATCCAGGTGATGGAAAATGGTATGAAATCAATGCTTATCCATCACAAGGGGGGGTATCAGCTTATTTCAGAGACATAACCTTGAGAAAACAAGTTGATTTACAACTTGTAAAGGCGAATGAACGATTTCAAAAGGTAACGGAAGCAACGAATGATACCATTTGGGATTGGGATATTATAAAAGGAGAGTATTATAGATCAAATGCAATTGAAAAGATTTTTGGCATAGGCACTTCCAAACTCTTGAATGAAAAGGATTTTTGGAAAGATAAATTTCATCCGGATGATTTGGAAGAACTCAAAGAAAGTCTTGATAAATCCTTAAAGGACCCAGACTGCAAGCGCTGGGAAAAGGAGTATAGGATATTCAATTCAGGTGGTGAAATTATTTATGTGATAGATAGAGGAGTGATTGTAAGAGATGAAAATAATCAACCAATCCGTATGGTAGGAGCTATGACCGATATTTCGGAGCAAAAAAGGTTTGAGCACCGATTACTGGAATTGAATGAATCACTTAAAAAGTATGCGCGTGTTTTAGAGTTGACTAACCAAGAATTGGAGCAGTTTGCATTTGTTACGTCTCATGATTTGCAAGAACCCTTGCGAATGATTGTGGGATTTATGGAGCTTTTAAAGAAGAAGTATGGAAATCAATTGGACGAAAAGGCAAATCAGTACATTGAGTTTGCGTATGATGGTGCCAAAAAAATGAAGGGAATCATTATGGATTTGTTGGAATATTCAACGGCAGGTAATTTCACAGGTACTACAGAACTCGTTAATTTAAATGAAGTACTCAAAGATTATCAGTTGTTGCGTAGAAAGATAATTACCAATAAATCAGCTGAGTTAATTATCAGTCATCTGCCTTCAGTACAAGCCTTCAAGGTACCATTGGTTCAAACGTTCCACAGTTTATTGGATAATGCAATTAAGTATTCAAGACCGGGAGTATCCCCCAAAATAGAAGTAAAGGTAGAGGATATGGAGTCTTTTCTGAAAGTCACTATTTCAGATAATGGGATTGGGATTGATCAAGAGTATTTTGATAAAATTTTCATAATTTTCCAACGGATACCTACCAAAGATCACCATAAAGGCACAGGCATCGGTCTTGCAGTGGCTAAGAGGCATGTAGAATCCTGGGGTGGAGAAATTGGTGTGACGTCAGTTTTAGGACAAGGAAGTGATTTTTACTTTACTATTCCCAAAAGAACCAATTATGTCGTTTCGTAG